The following are encoded together in the Pseudoxanthomonas sp. YR558 genome:
- the rnfB gene encoding Rnf electron transport complex subunit RnfB, with protein sequence MDAALVERLDRLLPQTQCGQCGFDGCRPYAEAMARGEAGIDHCPPGGDAGARALAHLLRVPERPYDRSRGSHTPPIVAVVVEEDCIGCTKCIQACPVDAIIGGAKHMHVVIDALCTGCELCVPACPVDCIVLVPAAP encoded by the coding sequence ATGGACGCCGCGCTCGTCGAACGCCTCGACCGCCTGCTGCCGCAGACCCAGTGCGGCCAGTGCGGTTTTGATGGTTGCCGGCCGTATGCAGAAGCGATGGCTCGCGGCGAAGCAGGCATCGACCATTGCCCGCCGGGCGGCGACGCCGGCGCGCGTGCGCTGGCGCACCTGCTACGGGTTCCTGAGCGCCCCTACGATCGCAGCCGTGGCTCGCACACGCCACCCATCGTGGCCGTGGTGGTGGAAGAAGACTGCATCGGCTGCACCAAGTGCATCCAGGCTTGCCCCGTGGATGCCATCATCGGTGGCGCCAAGCACATGCACGTGGTCATCGATGCGCTGTGCACGGGCTGCGAGCTGTGCGTGCCCGCATGCCCGGTGGATTGCATCGTGCTGGTGCCCGCGGCGCCGTGA
- a CDS encoding N-acetylmuramoyl-L-alanine amidase: MSPGMPTTVMLRAAFAGVLAMLPVSLWAGEVTGVSLAQGATGTRAEIQLAGAGQYKTISLKGPDRLVVDLPASKARAGLRLPAPAGIVRAVRTGQPDANTLRIVFDLASPVAALNPRMEQAGDDSRLVIEWPGDGATTAASTQVVVSAPSTATATPPTATSASQAQADAARATALLTAQVAQAGKAPATSPPATTPSASPSPQAILNGQATTAVVTTNTGNPPPTYTIATGQPTPVPGSPAATATSDATVVAPSSVVTAGMRPLVIAIDPGHGGQDPGAIGPSGRYEKHAVLAISKELARQINATPGMKAYLVRDTDVYVERPQRARKARAAKADMFVSIHADAAENRSAWGSSVYVLSLRGASSQHARWLADKENASDLVGGVRLTKDTLSNVLLDLAQSGHMKASQDAAGHVLTSLKDLGKTHKPQIEFANFEVLRNSDMPAMLVETGFISNADEEKRLFDPAHQRKVAGAVLDGIQSYFTRQPPPGTLFAARAQAEAEARSVAAGGAAGAP, from the coding sequence ATGAGCCCGGGGATGCCCACCACCGTCATGCTGCGCGCCGCCTTCGCGGGGGTGCTGGCCATGCTGCCGGTGTCGCTTTGGGCGGGTGAAGTGACCGGCGTCAGCCTGGCGCAGGGCGCCACCGGCACCCGCGCCGAGATCCAACTGGCCGGTGCGGGCCAGTACAAGACCATCAGTCTGAAAGGCCCTGATCGGCTCGTGGTGGACCTGCCCGCGTCGAAGGCGCGTGCCGGCCTGCGCCTGCCGGCACCGGCCGGTATCGTCCGCGCGGTGCGCACGGGGCAACCCGATGCAAACACCCTGCGTATCGTCTTCGACCTCGCCTCGCCGGTGGCCGCGCTCAATCCGCGCATGGAACAGGCCGGCGACGACTCGCGTCTGGTGATCGAATGGCCGGGCGATGGCGCAACCACTGCCGCCTCGACGCAGGTGGTGGTCAGTGCGCCTTCGACTGCGACGGCGACGCCACCCACTGCGACCTCCGCCTCTCAGGCGCAGGCTGATGCCGCACGCGCGACCGCGCTGCTGACGGCACAGGTGGCGCAAGCGGGCAAAGCGCCTGCCACGTCGCCGCCGGCGACCACGCCCAGCGCATCGCCGTCGCCGCAGGCCATCCTCAACGGGCAGGCGACCACGGCGGTCGTCACGACGAATACCGGCAATCCGCCGCCCACCTACACGATCGCGACCGGCCAGCCGACCCCGGTGCCAGGTTCACCTGCAGCGACTGCCACGTCCGACGCGACCGTCGTTGCGCCGTCGTCGGTCGTCACCGCCGGCATGCGTCCGCTGGTCATCGCCATCGATCCGGGCCACGGCGGCCAGGATCCCGGCGCCATCGGCCCGAGCGGTCGCTACGAAAAGCACGCGGTGCTGGCCATCTCGAAGGAACTGGCGCGCCAGATCAATGCCACGCCCGGCATGAAGGCGTACTTGGTCCGCGATACCGATGTCTACGTCGAACGCCCGCAGCGCGCCCGCAAGGCCCGCGCGGCGAAGGCCGACATGTTCGTCTCCATCCACGCCGATGCGGCGGAGAACCGCAGCGCCTGGGGCTCGTCCGTCTACGTGCTGTCGCTGCGCGGCGCGTCCTCGCAGCACGCGCGCTGGCTGGCCGACAAGGAGAACGCCTCCGATCTGGTCGGTGGCGTCCGCCTGACCAAGGACACGCTCTCCAACGTGCTGCTGGACCTGGCCCAGAGCGGCCACATGAAGGCTTCGCAGGACGCGGCGGGGCACGTGCTGACCTCGCTGAAGGACCTCGGCAAGACCCACAAGCCGCAGATCGAGTTCGCCAACTTCGAAGTGCTGCGCAATTCCGACATGCCGGCGATGCTGGTGGAGACGGGCTTCATCTCCAATGCGGACGAGGAAAAGCGCCTGTTCGACCCCGCGCATCAGCGCAAGGTGGCGGGCGCGGTGCTGGATGGCATCCAGTCGTACTTCACCCGCCAGCCCCCGCCGGGCACGCTGTTCGCGGCGCGCGCCCAGGCCGAGGCCGAGGCACGCAGTGTTGCGGCAGGTGGGGCCGCCGGCGCGCCCTGA
- a CDS encoding NAD(P)H-hydrate dehydratase, with translation MSGTVPLYSTSAARALDANATRTLGGDAYTLMQRAGQVAWQHVLMHWPEAQRVVVVCGPGSNGGDGYVVARHAHRAGRAVEVVHMPEHVPANPIAQHACTDYVAAGGRVTLFNGVLPKADLLVDALFGIGLSRAPDAGAHALIDALNTQALPVFSLDVPSGVDADRGGVPGVAVVATRTLQFIARHAGLHTGDALEYTGTLALDDLDVPAAAFDGVEERATLLDHEALARWLLPRRRNTHKGESGHVLCIGGEEGSGGAVALCAEAALRAGAGLLSVATRPAHVAAILARRPEAMVRGVESSEDLAPMLARAGVIAIGPGLGQGEWARALLQQAWRSGRPLIVDADALNLLAASPQALPDAVLTPHPGEAARLLGCTTAEVQADRFNAARAIAQRHACVVVLKGAGTIIAAPDGALRVIDAGNPGMAVGGMGDVLTGVIAALRAQGLVAFDAASAGALLHALAGDAAAWDGQRGLLPSDLMPHLRRLANP, from the coding sequence ATGTCAGGCACCGTGCCCCTGTATTCCACCTCCGCCGCGCGGGCGCTGGATGCCAACGCCACGCGCACGCTCGGCGGCGACGCCTACACCTTGATGCAGCGTGCCGGCCAAGTCGCATGGCAGCATGTGCTGATGCATTGGCCAGAGGCGCAACGCGTCGTCGTGGTCTGCGGCCCCGGCAGCAACGGCGGCGATGGTTACGTGGTGGCCCGACACGCGCACCGTGCGGGGCGCGCGGTGGAGGTGGTGCATATGCCCGAGCACGTGCCGGCCAATCCCATTGCCCAGCACGCATGCACGGACTACGTCGCCGCGGGCGGGCGCGTCACCCTGTTCAATGGCGTGTTGCCGAAAGCCGACCTGCTGGTCGATGCGCTGTTCGGTATCGGCCTGTCGCGTGCGCCGGATGCGGGCGCGCACGCGCTGATCGATGCACTCAACACGCAGGCGCTGCCCGTGTTCTCGCTCGACGTGCCCAGTGGCGTCGATGCGGACCGCGGCGGCGTGCCCGGCGTGGCCGTGGTGGCGACACGCACGCTGCAATTCATCGCGCGGCATGCCGGACTGCACACCGGCGATGCGTTGGAATACACCGGTACGTTGGCCCTGGACGATCTCGACGTGCCAGCCGCTGCGTTCGATGGCGTGGAAGAACGCGCGACCTTGCTCGACCACGAGGCGCTGGCGCGCTGGCTGTTGCCGCGCCGCCGCAACACGCACAAGGGCGAGTCGGGACATGTGCTGTGCATCGGCGGCGAAGAAGGCAGCGGCGGCGCGGTCGCCCTGTGTGCGGAGGCTGCGTTGCGTGCCGGCGCCGGCCTGCTCAGCGTGGCGACGCGACCGGCGCATGTCGCTGCGATCCTCGCGCGCCGTCCGGAAGCGATGGTGCGCGGCGTCGAATCCTCGGAAGACCTCGCACCGATGCTGGCGCGCGCCGGCGTCATCGCGATCGGGCCGGGCCTGGGGCAGGGCGAATGGGCGCGCGCGTTGTTGCAACAGGCGTGGCGCAGCGGACGGCCGCTGATCGTCGATGCCGATGCGCTCAATCTGCTGGCGGCTTCACCGCAGGCGCTGCCCGACGCCGTGCTGACGCCGCATCCTGGCGAGGCCGCACGCCTGCTGGGTTGCACGACGGCCGAGGTGCAGGCGGACCGTTTCAACGCCGCACGTGCGATCGCGCAGCGCCATGCCTGTGTCGTCGTGCTGAAAGGCGCCGGTACGATCATCGCCGCGCCCGACGGTGCGCTGCGCGTGATCGATGCCGGCAATCCCGGCATGGCCGTCGGCGGTATGGGCGACGTGTTGACGGGCGTGATTGCCGCGTTGCGCGCGCAGGGTCTTGTGGCATTCGACGCGGCCAGCGCCGGCGCGCTGCTGCATGCGCTCGCGGGCGACGCAGCGGCATGGGATGGACAGCGCGGCCTGCTGCCTTCCGACCTGATGCCGCACCTGCGACGCCTCGCCAATCCCTGA
- the mutL gene encoding DNA mismatch repair endonuclease MutL: protein MPIRQLPDTLINQIAAGEVVERPASVVKELVENALDAGARRVDIDLEEGGVRLIRIRDDGGGIAPEELPLAVSRHATSKIASLDDLEAVATLGFRGEALPSIASVSRFSLTSRREQDAHGASLQVDGGKLGEVSPKPHAVGTTVEVRELFYNVPARRKFLRAERTEMSHIEEWLRSLALARPDIELRVSHNGRPSRRYKADELESLARLDETLGEEFARSALRVDHAAAGLRLHGWIAQPSYSRASADQQYVYVNGRSVRDRNIAHGVKMAYQDVLFHGRQPAYVLFLELDPTRVDVNVHPAKHEVRFRDTRLVHDFVYRTLHEALAETRAGVVPQDAVASSFAARPAGSIPSAWMPTQQSPLGLSVAEAPAAYAALYAPAIDASPGATANYPAPTMPVMPANDPDGVPPLGFAIAQLHGIYILAENADGLIVVDMHAAHERIGYEKLKHAHDGIGLRAQPLLVPRVLAVAEREADVAEREAGTLALLGFDITRAGPQSLSVRSIPALLSNADPEALLRDVLADLREHGESRRVAAARDELLATMACHGAVRANRRLTLPEMNALLREMEITERSGQCNHGRPTWARFALNEIDRWFLRGR from the coding sequence GTGCCGATCCGCCAACTCCCCGACACCCTGATCAACCAGATCGCCGCCGGCGAAGTCGTCGAACGCCCCGCGTCCGTCGTCAAGGAGCTCGTGGAAAACGCGCTGGACGCCGGTGCGCGCCGCGTGGACATCGATCTCGAAGAAGGTGGCGTCCGCCTGATCCGCATCCGCGACGACGGCGGCGGCATTGCGCCGGAAGAACTGCCGCTGGCGGTGTCGCGCCATGCCACCAGCAAGATCGCCTCGCTGGATGACCTCGAAGCGGTGGCGACGCTGGGTTTCCGCGGCGAAGCGCTGCCATCGATCGCGTCGGTCAGCCGGTTCTCGCTGACCTCGCGCCGAGAGCAGGATGCGCATGGCGCCTCGCTGCAGGTGGACGGGGGCAAGCTCGGTGAGGTGTCGCCGAAGCCGCATGCGGTCGGCACCACGGTGGAAGTCCGCGAGCTCTTCTACAACGTGCCCGCGCGCCGTAAGTTCCTGCGCGCCGAACGCACGGAGATGAGCCACATCGAAGAGTGGTTGCGCTCGCTGGCATTGGCCCGCCCTGATATTGAACTACGCGTCTCGCACAACGGCCGCCCCTCGCGGCGCTACAAGGCGGATGAACTCGAATCGCTGGCGCGCCTGGATGAAACGCTGGGCGAAGAGTTCGCCCGCAGCGCGCTGCGCGTGGATCATGCGGCCGCCGGCCTGCGCCTGCATGGGTGGATCGCGCAACCCAGCTATTCGCGCGCCAGCGCCGACCAGCAATATGTCTACGTCAACGGGCGTTCCGTGCGCGATCGCAACATCGCGCACGGCGTGAAGATGGCGTACCAGGACGTGCTCTTCCACGGTCGCCAGCCCGCGTACGTATTGTTCCTCGAGCTCGACCCCACGCGCGTCGACGTGAACGTGCACCCCGCCAAGCACGAAGTCCGTTTCCGCGACACCAGGCTGGTGCACGATTTCGTCTATCGCACGCTGCACGAGGCGCTCGCGGAGACGCGCGCTGGCGTCGTGCCGCAAGATGCCGTGGCATCGTCATTCGCGGCGCGTCCCGCGGGTTCGATCCCCTCCGCCTGGATGCCGACGCAGCAGTCGCCGCTGGGGCTGTCGGTGGCGGAAGCGCCTGCCGCCTACGCCGCGCTATATGCGCCGGCGATCGACGCGTCGCCGGGCGCTACGGCGAACTATCCTGCGCCCACCATGCCGGTAATGCCGGCGAACGATCCGGACGGCGTGCCGCCGCTGGGTTTCGCCATCGCCCAATTGCACGGCATCTACATTCTTGCCGAGAACGCCGACGGTTTGATCGTCGTCGACATGCATGCCGCGCACGAGCGCATCGGCTACGAAAAATTGAAGCACGCGCACGACGGCATCGGATTGCGCGCGCAGCCGCTGTTGGTGCCGCGCGTGCTGGCCGTCGCCGAGCGCGAGGCGGACGTGGCCGAACGCGAAGCCGGTACGCTGGCCCTGTTGGGTTTCGACATCACACGCGCCGGCCCGCAGTCGCTGAGCGTGCGCAGCATTCCGGCGCTGCTGTCCAATGCCGATCCGGAAGCGCTGCTGCGCGACGTGCTCGCCGACTTGCGCGAACACGGCGAAAGCCGCCGGGTAGCGGCGGCGCGCGACGAATTGCTGGCGACGATGGCGTGCCACGGTGCGGTGCGCGCCAACCGCCGGCTGACGCTGCCTGAAATGAACGCCCTGCTGCGCGAGATGGAAATCACCGAGCGCTCGGGGCAATGCAACCACGGCCGCCCGACCTGGGCGCGCTTTGCCTTGAACGAGATCGACCGCTGGTTCCTGCGAGGACGCTGA
- the tsaE gene encoding tRNA (adenosine(37)-N6)-threonylcarbamoyltransferase complex ATPase subunit type 1 TsaE, protein MHTFLADSDATEALGQALARTRPPFAVVHLQGDLGAGKSTLARALLRALGVGGAIRSPTYTLVERYPVEGGEAWHLDLYRIGDAGELEFLGLDEGAAVLWLVEWPERGGASLPPADLVVTLAVEGAGRSVRCEAGSRVGEQWLTRAAEEAQLQASVAQPG, encoded by the coding sequence ATGCATACGTTCCTTGCCGACAGCGACGCCACCGAAGCCCTGGGTCAGGCGCTCGCGCGCACGCGGCCACCGTTCGCGGTGGTGCACCTGCAGGGCGACTTAGGCGCGGGCAAGTCGACGCTCGCGCGTGCGCTGTTGCGTGCGTTGGGCGTGGGCGGTGCGATCCGCAGCCCGACCTACACCCTCGTCGAGCGCTATCCGGTCGAAGGTGGCGAAGCCTGGCACCTGGACCTCTACCGCATCGGCGATGCGGGGGAACTGGAATTCCTCGGCCTGGACGAAGGCGCGGCGGTGCTCTGGCTGGTCGAATGGCCCGAGCGTGGCGGTGCATCCCTGCCGCCGGCGGACCTGGTGGTCACGCTGGCAGTCGAGGGCGCCGGAAGATCGGTCCGTTGCGAGGCGGGTTCCCGCGTCGGCGAGCAGTGGCTGACGCGGGCGGCCGAAGAAGCCCAGTTGCAGGCTTCAGTTGCCCAGCCTGGTTAG
- the metG gene encoding methionine--tRNA ligase: protein MSRTALVTNALPYANGPLHLGHLVGYVQGDIWVRARRMRGDTVYFVCADDTHGTPIMLAAEKAGVTPEAFIANIQAGHERDFAAFGVAFDHYDSTNSAANRELTEAFYQRLDAGGHISRRTVAQFYDPAKGMFLPDRYIKGICPNCGSADQYGDNCEVCGATYAPTDLKEPKSILSGSAPEIRDSEHHFFDVGRFEVFLREWLAGDVAVPGVKAKLREWLDAEGGLRSWDISRDAPYFGFEIPGAPGKYFYVWLDAPIGYLSSFKNLCAERGLDFEPHLAAGTEVELHHFIGKDIVNFHGLFWPAVLQGTGHRAPTRLHVNGYLTVDGAKMSKSRGTFIMARTYLDTGLEPEALRYYYAAKSSGGVDDLDLNLGDFIARVNADLVGKFVNLASRCAGFVDKRFGGKLADVLPDPAMYQRFVDALGPIADAYERNEPATALRLTMALADEANKYIDEKKPWVIAKQEGADAELQAVCTQGLNLFRILAAALKPVLPRTSAEAEAFLGAPVETWADVAAPLQAHTIQPYSPLFTRIDPKLIDAMTDASKDTLAATPAPAAPEKKAEAKAAPAPADAKDAGGTIGIEDFAKLDLRIGQVLECGFVEGSDKLLRFLLDAGELGQRQIFSGIRGSYGEPEKLVGRKVVFIANLAPRKMRFGLSEGMILSAGFDGGALALLDADAGALPGMPVR from the coding sequence ATGAGCCGCACCGCCCTCGTCACCAATGCCCTGCCCTACGCCAACGGCCCGCTCCACCTGGGCCATCTGGTGGGTTATGTCCAGGGCGACATCTGGGTGCGCGCGCGGCGGATGCGGGGCGATACGGTGTACTTCGTCTGCGCCGACGACACGCATGGCACACCGATCATGCTGGCCGCCGAGAAGGCCGGCGTGACACCCGAAGCCTTCATCGCGAACATCCAGGCCGGCCACGAGCGCGACTTCGCCGCTTTCGGCGTGGCGTTCGACCATTACGACTCGACCAACTCGGCGGCCAACCGCGAATTGACCGAAGCGTTCTACCAGCGGCTGGACGCCGGTGGCCACATCAGCCGCCGCACCGTGGCGCAGTTCTACGACCCAGCCAAGGGCATGTTCCTGCCCGACCGTTACATCAAGGGCATCTGCCCGAACTGCGGCTCGGCGGACCAGTACGGCGACAACTGCGAGGTCTGCGGCGCCACCTATGCACCGACCGACCTCAAGGAACCGAAGTCCATCCTCTCCGGCAGCGCGCCGGAAATCCGCGATTCGGAGCACCACTTCTTCGACGTTGGCCGCTTCGAGGTGTTCTTGCGCGAATGGCTGGCCGGCGACGTCGCCGTGCCGGGCGTGAAGGCCAAGCTGCGCGAGTGGCTGGATGCCGAAGGCGGCTTGCGCTCATGGGACATCTCGCGCGATGCGCCTTACTTCGGCTTCGAGATCCCGGGCGCGCCCGGCAAGTACTTCTATGTCTGGCTCGATGCGCCGATCGGCTATCTGAGCAGCTTCAAGAACCTGTGCGCCGAGCGCGGCCTCGATTTCGAACCGCACCTGGCCGCCGGTACCGAGGTGGAGCTGCACCACTTCATCGGCAAGGACATCGTCAATTTCCATGGCCTGTTCTGGCCGGCCGTGCTGCAAGGCACCGGCCACCGTGCGCCCACGCGCCTGCACGTCAATGGCTACCTGACGGTGGATGGCGCGAAGATGTCGAAGTCGCGCGGCACCTTCATCATGGCGCGCACCTACCTGGATACCGGATTGGAACCGGAAGCGCTGCGTTACTACTACGCGGCCAAGTCCTCCGGCGGCGTGGACGACCTCGACCTGAACCTCGGCGACTTCATCGCGAGGGTCAATGCGGACCTGGTCGGCAAGTTCGTCAACTTGGCTAGTCGCTGCGCTGGCTTCGTCGACAAGCGCTTCGGCGGCAAGCTGGCCGACGTCCTGCCCGATCCCGCCATGTACCAGCGCTTCGTCGACGCGCTCGGCCCGATCGCCGACGCCTACGAGCGCAACGAACCGGCCACTGCACTGCGCCTGACGATGGCGCTGGCGGATGAAGCCAACAAGTACATCGACGAGAAGAAGCCTTGGGTCATCGCCAAGCAGGAAGGCGCCGACGCGGAACTGCAGGCAGTCTGCACGCAAGGCCTGAACCTGTTCCGCATCCTGGCCGCTGCGCTGAAGCCCGTCCTGCCGCGTACGAGCGCGGAAGCCGAGGCCTTCCTCGGCGCGCCCGTCGAAACCTGGGCGGATGTCGCCGCGCCACTGCAGGCGCACACCATCCAGCCTTACTCGCCCCTGTTCACCCGTATCGACCCGAAACTGATCGACGCCATGACCGACGCCTCAAAGGACACTCTCGCCGCCACGCCGGCGCCTGCAGCACCCGAGAAGAAGGCAGAGGCCAAGGCTGCGCCCGCACCGGCTGACGCGAAGGACGCGGGCGGCACGATCGGCATCGAGGATTTCGCCAAGCTCGACCTGCGTATCGGCCAGGTGCTGGAGTGCGGCTTCGTGGAGGGTTCGGACAAGCTGCTGCGCTTCCTGCTGGATGCCGGCGAGCTGGGTCAGCGCCAGATCTTCTCCGGCATCCGCGGCAGTTACGGCGAGCCGGAAAAACTCGTCGGCCGCAAGGTGGTGTTCATCGCCAATCTTGCGCCGCGCAAGATGCGCTTCGGCCTGAGCGAAGGGATGATCCTGTCGGCCGGCTTCGACGGCGGCGCCTTGGCGCTGCTGGACGCGGATGCCGGCGCCCTGCCCGGCATGCCGGTGCGCTGA
- a CDS encoding TraB/GumN family protein, translating to MKLHMLLKSLVATGLLASASVLAADTAKAPSAPVPLLWKVSDKDNAVYLLGSFHLLRPSDYPLSGDVDAAFADAERLMFELAPAEMQSSAVQQLMLQAALRTDGKTLQQELDAATWARLEAWTAKNGMPIVAFNSFEPWFVGLTISIVEMTRQGLDPKLGLDNHFMDKAKAAGKPTAGLELAQEQIGVLDGMDAAEQRQFIIEALDQAAKGSVETERLHAAWRRGDAEGLWTGMAADMKRQYPRLYTRINVERNDAWVPKIRQILDQPGDEDALVVVGALHLLGEDGVVEKLRARGYKVERVCSACKAGTR from the coding sequence ATGAAGTTGCACATGCTGCTGAAATCCCTCGTCGCCACGGGCCTGCTGGCCAGCGCCTCCGTGCTGGCCGCCGATACCGCCAAAGCGCCCTCCGCGCCGGTGCCCTTGTTGTGGAAGGTGTCGGACAAGGACAACGCGGTGTACCTGCTCGGTTCGTTCCACCTGCTCCGGCCGAGCGACTACCCGCTGTCGGGCGACGTGGACGCGGCGTTCGCCGATGCGGAACGGCTGATGTTCGAACTGGCGCCGGCGGAGATGCAGTCCAGCGCCGTGCAGCAGCTGATGCTGCAGGCGGCGCTGCGTACCGATGGCAAGACGTTGCAGCAGGAACTGGACGCGGCAACCTGGGCGCGCCTCGAGGCCTGGACCGCCAAGAACGGTATGCCGATCGTGGCGTTCAACAGCTTCGAGCCCTGGTTCGTCGGGCTGACCATCAGCATCGTCGAGATGACCCGTCAGGGCCTGGATCCGAAGCTGGGCCTGGACAACCACTTCATGGACAAGGCCAAGGCGGCGGGCAAGCCCACGGCAGGGCTGGAGCTCGCCCAGGAACAGATCGGCGTGCTCGACGGCATGGATGCCGCGGAGCAACGCCAGTTCATCATCGAGGCGCTCGACCAGGCCGCCAAGGGCTCGGTGGAAACCGAACGCCTGCATGCCGCATGGCGTCGTGGCGACGCCGAGGGTCTCTGGACCGGCATGGCGGCGGACATGAAGCGCCAGTACCCGCGTCTCTACACGCGCATCAACGTGGAGCGCAACGACGCGTGGGTGCCGAAGATCCGGCAGATCCTCGATCAGCCGGGCGACGAGGATGCGCTTGTCGTCGTCGGCGCGCTGCACCTGCTGGGCGAAGACGGGGTGGTCGAGAAACTGCGTGCGCGCGGCTACAAGGTGGAGCGCGTCTGTTCCGCCTGCAAGGCGGGAACCCGCTGA
- the queG gene encoding tRNA epoxyqueuosine(34) reductase QueG, with the protein MPSPSSPSLPSDPATLAARARVLAGEFGFQRCGIAGIELGKDEDYLRDWLAQGLYGSMAWMAQHGDKRSRPQDLIPGTLRVISVGLDYGRNDSDDAWDTLADGRRAYVARYALGRDYHKLMRNRLQKLAEQLQKEFGAFGHRVFVDSAPVLERALARNAGLGWIGKHTCLIDKDGGSWFFLGEIYVDVPLPIDAPATAHCGTCMRCIEVCPTQAITAPYRLDARRCISYLTIEHEGAIPEDLRPAIGNRIFGCDDCQLVCPWNKFAKRTDEPDFRARNDLDTATLPQLFAWDEAEFLRRTEGSAIRRSGHERWLRNIAVALGNAPTTPEVVSALASRREDASPLVREHVAWALGRHPHPADDGRI; encoded by the coding sequence ATGCCGTCCCCCTCCTCGCCCTCGCTGCCGTCCGATCCCGCGACCTTGGCCGCGCGCGCGCGCGTGCTGGCGGGCGAGTTCGGCTTCCAGCGGTGCGGCATCGCCGGCATCGAGTTGGGCAAGGACGAGGACTATCTCCGCGACTGGCTCGCACAGGGCCTTTACGGCTCGATGGCGTGGATGGCGCAGCACGGCGACAAGCGCTCGCGGCCGCAGGACCTCATTCCCGGCACGCTGCGGGTGATCTCGGTCGGCCTGGACTACGGCCGCAACGATAGCGATGACGCCTGGGACACCCTGGCGGATGGCCGGCGCGCCTACGTGGCGCGCTACGCGCTGGGACGCGACTACCACAAGCTCATGCGCAATCGGTTGCAGAAACTGGCCGAGCAGCTACAGAAGGAATTCGGCGCCTTCGGGCACCGCGTGTTCGTGGATTCGGCACCGGTGCTGGAGCGCGCGTTGGCGCGCAATGCGGGCCTGGGCTGGATCGGCAAGCACACCTGCCTGATCGACAAGGACGGCGGGTCGTGGTTCTTCCTCGGCGAGATCTATGTCGACGTGCCGCTCCCCATCGATGCGCCCGCGACCGCGCATTGCGGCACCTGCATGCGCTGCATCGAGGTCTGCCCTACCCAGGCGATCACCGCGCCCTACCGGCTCGACGCACGCCGCTGCATTTCGTACCTGACCATCGAGCACGAAGGCGCGATACCGGAAGACCTGCGGCCGGCGATCGGCAACCGCATCTTCGGCTGCGACGACTGCCAGCTGGTCTGTCCCTGGAACAAGTTCGCCAAGCGCACCGACGAGCCCGATTTCCGTGCCAGGAACGATCTGGATACCGCGACGTTGCCTCAGTTGTTCGCATGGGACGAGGCGGAGTTCCTGCGCCGCACGGAAGGATCGGCGATCCGCCGCAGCGGCCATGAACGCTGGCTACGCAATATCGCGGTCGCGCTGGGCAATGCACCGACCACACCGGAGGTGGTTAGCGCACTGGCGAGTCGGCGCGAGGATGCCTCGCCCCTGGTGCGCGAGCACGTGGCCTGGGCGCTGGGCAGGCACCCGCACCCGGCCGACGACGGGCGGATTTAA
- a CDS encoding DUF1684 domain-containing protein: MAMLLGLLVGCGDADEKAGAAGKVVDARFLADNTAWREQRKNELVAPDGWTSLVGLHWIELKSHFIGSGPASGIKLVVGPPKMGMITQQDGRIFFTPERGVDLTLNGEPLKGRVELQSDRDATPGVIGFDEGKGALSVIERGGRHALRVKYADAESRTQFVGLNYWPALESWRVEGRYIPHPPGKTLTIVDVIGVANESPNPGAVEFERDGKTFLLEALGSADGPLFFVLADRTSGHGSYPAGRFLDAEAPRDGKVVLDFNRAYNPPCAFTPYATCPLPPAENRLDLLVEAGEKAYAKPIKVL; encoded by the coding sequence ATGGCCATGCTGCTGGGTTTGCTGGTGGGGTGTGGCGATGCGGACGAAAAAGCCGGCGCAGCCGGCAAGGTCGTGGACGCGCGCTTCCTGGCCGACAACACGGCATGGCGTGAGCAACGCAAGAACGAACTGGTCGCACCGGATGGCTGGACCAGCCTCGTGGGCCTGCACTGGATCGAACTGAAATCGCACTTCATCGGCAGCGGTCCCGCCAGCGGCATCAAGCTGGTCGTCGGGCCGCCCAAGATGGGCATGATCACCCAGCAGGATGGCCGCATCTTCTTCACACCCGAGCGCGGCGTGGATCTGACGCTCAATGGCGAGCCGCTGAAAGGCCGTGTCGAACTGCAGAGCGATCGCGATGCAACGCCGGGCGTGATCGGCTTCGACGAAGGCAAGGGCGCATTGTCGGTGATCGAGCGTGGCGGTCGCCATGCTCTGCGCGTCAAATACGCCGATGCGGAATCCCGTACGCAGTTCGTCGGCCTGAACTACTGGCCCGCGCTGGAGAGCTGGCGTGTCGAGGGCCGCTACATTCCGCATCCGCCGGGGAAGACGCTGACCATCGTCGACGTGATCGGCGTGGCGAACGAATCGCCGAATCCGGGCGCAGTGGAGTTCGAGCGCGACGGCAAGACGTTCCTGCTCGAAGCGCTGGGCTCGGCGGATGGTCCGTTGTTCTTCGTGCTCGCCGACCGCACCAGCGGGCACGGCAGCTATCCGGCCGGGCGCTTCCTCGATGCCGAAGCGCCGCGCGACGGCAAGGTGGTGCTGGACTTCAACCGCGCGTACAACCCGCCGTGCGCGTTCACGCCGTACGCCACGTGCCCGCTGCCACCGGCGGAGAACCGCCTCGATCTGCTGGTCGAAGCAGGCGAGAAGGCGTACGCCAAACCGATCAAAGTGCTTTGA